A portion of the Liberibacter crescens BT-1 genome contains these proteins:
- the gloA gene encoding lactoylglutathione lyase yields MKYLHTMVRVKDLEHSLEFYTKILGLYEVDRLENTKGRYTLVFLAAPEDLEAAHQYRAPCLELTYNWDTEDYTTGRNFGHIAYSVDNIYSTCENFMKNNITINRPPRDGKMAFILSPDKVSIEILQKNNPLEPKEPWLSMPNIGTW; encoded by the coding sequence ATGAAATACTTACATACTATGGTACGTGTTAAAGACCTTGAGCATTCATTAGAATTCTACACCAAAATTCTGGGTCTCTATGAAGTTGATCGTCTTGAAAATACAAAGGGTCGCTATACTCTGGTTTTTTTAGCCGCTCCAGAAGACTTGGAAGCTGCTCATCAATATAGGGCCCCATGTCTTGAACTCACTTATAACTGGGATACTGAAGACTACACAACAGGTCGTAACTTTGGACATATTGCTTACAGTGTAGATAATATTTACTCAACCTGTGAAAATTTTATGAAAAATAACATTACGATCAATAGACCGCCTCGAGATGGAAAAATGGCGTTTATTCTCTCTCCTGATAAAGTTTCTATTGAAATTCTCCAGAAAAATAATCCTCTAGAACCCAAAGAGCCATGGCTATCCATGCCTAACATAGGAACCTGGTAA
- a CDS encoding cold-shock protein — MVNGISSKETININSSLTNVSDLVEVTGVVKWFDLSKGYGFFVPDNGSKDVLLHVTCLRRDGYQSILAGTRIVALVYKRERGYQAFKILSADRSNVIKPSSLSKVDSTFLNIVPKSEIERVTVKWFDRVRGFGFLTRSEHNEDIFIHMEVLRQFGLTWIYPKQTVLVRFGHTKKGLIAVEIHPDTENLIQRSH; from the coding sequence ATGGTGAACGGGATTTCTTCAAAAGAGACTATAAATATTAATAGTTCATTAACTAACGTATCTGATCTTGTTGAGGTTACTGGAGTTGTTAAGTGGTTTGATCTTTCTAAAGGATATGGTTTTTTTGTACCAGATAATGGTTCAAAAGATGTTTTATTGCATGTTACTTGTCTTCGACGTGATGGGTATCAGAGTATTTTGGCTGGAACACGTATAGTTGCTTTGGTTTATAAACGTGAACGCGGCTATCAGGCCTTTAAAATTCTTTCTGCAGATAGGTCTAATGTTATAAAGCCATCTTCTCTTTCTAAAGTAGATTCTACATTTCTTAATATTGTTCCAAAGAGTGAAATAGAACGTGTTACTGTTAAATGGTTTGATCGTGTAAGAGGATTTGGATTTTTAACACGCTCTGAACATAATGAGGATATTTTTATACATATGGAAGTACTTCGCCAATTTGGCTTGACATGGATTTATCCAAAACAAACAGTTCTGGTTCGATTTGGTCATACTAAAAAAGGTCTGATAGCTGTTGAAATTCATCCGGATACAGAAAATCTTATTCAAAGATCACATTAG
- the rpmE gene encoding 50S ribosomal protein L31 → MKPDIHPDYHFIKVVMTNGTEYETRSTWKSEGSLMSLDIDPFSHFAWVGGKQQITDRKGQVSKFKKRFGALGL, encoded by the coding sequence ATGAAACCCGATATCCATCCTGATTATCATTTTATAAAAGTTGTTATGACTAATGGTACTGAATACGAAACACGCTCAACCTGGAAATCAGAAGGATCCTTGATGAGCCTTGATATTGATCCTTTTTCACATTTTGCATGGGTTGGTGGAAAACAACAAATTACAGATCGTAAAGGACAAGTTTCAAAATTCAAAAAACGATTTGGTGCTTTAGGGCTATAA
- a CDS encoding ABC transporter transmembrane domain-containing protein — protein sequence MEIKDRDQEQWGIISSLKFMLPYFMRCWPFVLGSLFSLVLAACITLEIPLTARHLLDYGLHNGDRVKTDYYFMIIIVMVLLLAVVSSLRYYCVSLLGERVASDLRIDVFSRLMKLSPSFFDSYNSGENFTKLMTDTEKIRIMVSTSLSIALRNLLMFLGAIFMMLVSSFGLSALVMGIVFLVILFLAGFSKIMRKRSNSRQKHINQLTQFTFDSIKSVRMLQAFVAENKTICRYKQKVEKVYQKTIRIVFIRSCLTAFAISFVFSGVVVVLWFGLQKVISGTMSGGALTQFMLYSIIAAGSISLLSDIWGEVSQVVLAIGRLRNIIVFESNLLSSAAPVRLTSPILGQLAFHKVSFSYSQHSAEVACKTALHNLSFIVNSGETVAIVGSSGAGKSTIASLALRFYDPDCGCIELDGIDLRNLPIEEVRRSISFVPQDPLIIMASLHDNIAMGKSEATRDDVKKAAIAAQAHEFIAKLEKGYDTTVGEGGVILSVGQRQRIAIARAILKESPVILLDEPTSSLDAENEILVWKALEELRRGRTTIVISHRFVLVQKADNILVLSNGCLVEEGTHDSLMERGGFYTRLAELQISNVNRSTI from the coding sequence ATGGAAATCAAAGATAGAGATCAAGAACAATGGGGTATAATTTCCTCATTAAAGTTTATGCTGCCATACTTTATGCGATGTTGGCCATTTGTTCTTGGTTCTTTGTTTTCTCTTGTTCTGGCAGCTTGTATTACCTTGGAAATTCCTTTGACAGCGCGTCATCTTCTTGATTATGGCCTCCACAACGGTGATAGAGTAAAGACAGATTATTATTTTATGATTATTATTGTTATGGTTCTCTTGCTGGCCGTTGTCAGTTCTCTACGTTATTATTGTGTATCATTGTTAGGGGAACGAGTTGCATCTGATTTGCGTATAGATGTTTTCTCTAGATTAATGAAATTATCTCCATCTTTTTTTGATAGCTATAATTCTGGTGAAAATTTTACAAAATTAATGACAGATACTGAAAAGATCAGAATAATGGTATCAACAAGTCTATCAATTGCGCTTCGGAATCTTTTGATGTTTTTAGGAGCGATATTTATGATGCTTGTCAGTAGTTTTGGACTTTCTGCTCTTGTTATGGGAATAGTTTTTCTGGTTATTCTTTTTTTAGCAGGTTTTTCTAAAATTATGCGCAAACGTTCTAATAGTAGACAGAAGCATATAAACCAGCTAACACAATTTACATTCGATTCTATTAAGTCTGTACGAATGTTGCAGGCTTTTGTAGCTGAAAATAAGACAATCTGCCGCTATAAGCAGAAAGTGGAGAAGGTATATCAAAAAACAATTCGGATTGTTTTTATACGTTCTTGTTTAACTGCTTTTGCTATTTCTTTTGTGTTTTCTGGTGTTGTTGTCGTTTTGTGGTTTGGTTTGCAGAAAGTTATATCTGGGACAATGTCAGGAGGAGCATTAACCCAGTTTATGTTGTATTCAATTATTGCTGCAGGATCTATAAGTCTCTTATCAGATATTTGGGGAGAAGTGTCTCAGGTTGTTTTGGCAATTGGTCGGTTACGTAATATTATTGTTTTTGAGTCAAATTTACTTTCTTCCGCTGCTCCTGTGAGATTAACTTCACCGATATTAGGACAATTAGCTTTTCATAAGGTGTCTTTTTCTTATTCTCAACACTCAGCAGAAGTTGCTTGCAAGACTGCTTTACATAACTTAAGTTTTATAGTTAATTCAGGAGAAACTGTTGCTATTGTTGGATCATCTGGAGCTGGAAAGAGTACGATAGCTTCTTTAGCTCTTCGTTTTTATGATCCTGATTGTGGTTGTATAGAGTTAGATGGTATAGATCTTCGAAATCTTCCTATTGAAGAAGTTCGTCGATCTATTTCTTTTGTTCCTCAAGATCCATTGATTATAATGGCTTCTTTGCATGATAATATTGCGATGGGAAAATCAGAAGCAACGCGCGATGATGTGAAGAAAGCAGCTATTGCTGCCCAGGCACATGAATTTATTGCTAAATTAGAAAAAGGTTACGATACAACGGTAGGAGAAGGTGGAGTGATCTTGTCAGTAGGACAACGTCAACGTATTGCTATTGCTCGAGCTATTCTTAAAGAATCTCCTGTTATATTACTAGATGAACCAACATCAAGTTTGGATGCTGAGAATGAGATATTAGTCTGGAAAGCATTAGAAGAATTACGTAGAGGGCGTACAACTATTGTCATTTCACATCGATTTGTTCTTGTGCAGAAAGCAGATAATATCCTTGTTTTGAGCAATGGTTGTTTGGTAGAAGAAGGAACTCATGACAGTCTTATGGAGCGTGGTGGTTTTTATACACGTTTAGCAGAATTACAAATCTCTAATGTAAACAGATCAACAATTTAA
- the alaS gene encoding alanine--tRNA ligase produces MSSVNSIRSTFLEFFKKNGHKVVESSTLIPSNDPTLMFTNAGMVQFKNVFTGQEQYPYKIVTTVQKCVRAGGKHNDLYNVGRTARHHTFFEMLGNFSFSDYFKEQAIDFAWQLLTREFGLSRHQLLVTVYYNDDDAFNFWKKISGLPNDRIIRISSNDNFWSMADTGPCGPCSEIFFDRGDKFSGGLPGSSEEDGERYIEIWNLVFMQFEQLSNKERIALPRPSIDTGMGLERFAAVLQGKENNYDIDLFRALISASEQFTGVPSVGRHAVSHRIIVDHLRSSVFLIADGVLPGNEGRGYVLRRIMRRAMCHAQILGVSEPFMWRLLPALFAEMGTAYPELIRAESLIIDVLKQEEVRFRKTLERGLVLLDEVSVGLEKHERLDGNIAFKLYDTYGFPLDLMQDILHARGFAGIEVSQFNQAMERQKTEARLHWLGSGEKAIEKIWFSLKEKHGVTRFLGYDTDQAEAMVQAIIDKGKVVDSAKEGEMVFIIVDQTPFYAESGGQVGDTGTITGEGVQLKVIDTKKQGNDLWVHSVVVEHGTLRTGMSVTLKINAQNRRLLSINHSVTHLLHWALHEVLGFHVVQKGSRITHEGLRFDVTHSQPITLEEIKSVEDMMNEVILQNLPVTTSIMNIDSAIAIGATALFGEKYGNEVRVVSIGLNKSNSYSLELCGGTHVSFTGEIGLVHILSESAVGAGIRRIEAITGKVARAYLLNQDEQMKSLSALLKVQSSEVLIRVKEMREEKRKLEYQLADAKKKLVAGDSHSSVREVAGINFIGHVVTDINPKNLRELIDERKKRIGSGIIMLIALSEEDKASVIIAVTQDLISKFNAIYLVQLAARVMEGKGGGGRPDMAQSGGPNGKNAKKAIEEVIKFLEEQNKK; encoded by the coding sequence ATGAGCAGTGTAAATAGCATCCGATCAACATTCTTAGAGTTTTTTAAGAAAAATGGCCATAAGGTTGTAGAATCATCTACACTTATTCCTAGTAATGATCCAACATTGATGTTTACTAATGCGGGTATGGTTCAGTTCAAGAATGTTTTTACAGGACAAGAACAATATCCTTATAAGATAGTTACAACTGTACAAAAATGTGTGCGTGCTGGTGGTAAGCATAATGACCTTTATAATGTTGGCCGTACTGCTCGGCATCATACTTTTTTTGAAATGTTAGGAAATTTTTCTTTCAGTGATTATTTTAAAGAACAGGCAATTGACTTTGCCTGGCAGCTTCTCACCCGTGAATTTGGTCTCAGTCGTCATCAACTTCTGGTAACGGTTTATTATAACGATGATGATGCTTTTAATTTTTGGAAAAAAATTTCTGGATTACCAAATGACAGAATTATTCGTATTAGTAGCAATGATAATTTTTGGTCAATGGCAGATACAGGTCCTTGTGGTCCTTGCTCTGAGATTTTTTTTGATCGTGGCGACAAGTTTTCAGGAGGTTTACCTGGTTCTTCTGAAGAGGATGGTGAACGCTATATTGAAATATGGAATCTTGTCTTTATGCAGTTTGAGCAACTCAGCAATAAAGAACGTATAGCATTACCACGGCCATCTATAGATACCGGGATGGGATTAGAACGTTTTGCTGCTGTTTTACAAGGCAAAGAAAATAATTATGATATAGATCTTTTTAGGGCTCTTATTTCTGCTTCTGAACAATTTACTGGAGTTCCTTCTGTTGGAAGACACGCAGTGAGTCATCGCATTATTGTTGATCATCTTCGTTCATCGGTTTTTTTGATTGCAGATGGTGTTTTACCAGGAAACGAAGGACGGGGATATGTTCTTCGACGTATTATGCGTCGTGCTATGTGCCATGCGCAAATTCTTGGAGTTTCAGAGCCTTTTATGTGGCGTCTTTTACCTGCTCTTTTTGCAGAAATGGGCACTGCATATCCTGAATTAATTCGAGCAGAATCTTTGATTATTGATGTATTAAAACAGGAAGAAGTGCGATTTCGTAAGACATTAGAACGTGGGCTTGTCTTGCTTGATGAAGTTTCAGTGGGTTTGGAGAAGCACGAGCGTTTGGATGGTAATATTGCTTTCAAGCTTTATGATACCTATGGTTTTCCACTTGATCTTATGCAAGATATTTTGCATGCGCGTGGTTTTGCTGGCATAGAAGTTTCCCAATTTAATCAGGCCATGGAACGACAGAAAACTGAAGCAAGATTGCATTGGCTTGGTTCTGGGGAAAAAGCGATAGAAAAAATTTGGTTTTCTCTCAAAGAGAAACATGGTGTTACAAGGTTTTTGGGTTATGACACAGATCAGGCTGAAGCTATGGTGCAAGCCATTATTGATAAAGGTAAAGTTGTTGATTCTGCAAAAGAAGGAGAAATGGTTTTTATTATTGTTGATCAAACACCTTTTTATGCTGAATCTGGTGGTCAAGTAGGTGATACGGGTACCATTACTGGTGAAGGAGTTCAGCTTAAAGTTATTGATACTAAGAAGCAAGGAAATGATCTTTGGGTTCATAGTGTTGTGGTTGAACACGGTACATTGCGCACAGGGATGTCTGTCACGTTAAAAATTAATGCCCAGAATCGTCGATTATTAAGTATCAATCATTCAGTTACGCATCTTTTGCATTGGGCGTTACATGAAGTGCTCGGCTTTCATGTAGTCCAGAAAGGCTCTCGGATTACGCATGAAGGATTACGCTTTGATGTAACACACTCACAACCGATAACTCTTGAAGAGATAAAGTCTGTTGAGGATATGATGAATGAGGTTATTTTGCAAAATCTACCTGTCACAACAAGCATTATGAATATTGATTCGGCTATAGCGATTGGAGCTACAGCCTTGTTTGGAGAAAAATACGGTAATGAAGTCCGTGTTGTTTCCATAGGCTTGAATAAGAGTAACTCTTACTCTCTTGAGTTATGTGGTGGTACACATGTTTCTTTTACAGGAGAAATTGGTCTTGTTCATATTCTATCTGAAAGCGCTGTTGGTGCCGGTATTCGTCGTATTGAAGCCATTACAGGAAAGGTAGCGCGTGCCTATCTTCTTAATCAGGATGAACAAATGAAGTCACTTTCTGCATTGTTGAAGGTACAATCATCTGAGGTTTTGATACGTGTAAAGGAGATGAGAGAAGAGAAACGTAAACTTGAATACCAGCTTGCTGATGCTAAGAAAAAATTAGTAGCTGGAGATAGTCATTCTTCTGTTCGCGAAGTTGCGGGTATTAATTTCATTGGTCATGTGGTAACCGATATAAATCCTAAAAATCTTAGAGAATTAATTGACGAGAGAAAAAAAAGAATAGGATCAGGAATTATCATGCTTATAGCTCTTTCCGAAGAAGACAAAGCTTCTGTTATTATTGCTGTAACGCAGGATTTGATCAGTAAGTTTAATGCTATTTATCTTGTTCAATTAGCAGCAAGAGTAATGGAAGGTAAAGGTGGAGGAGGGCGTCCTGATATGGCTCAGTCTGGAGGGCCTAATGGGAAAAATGCAAAGAAAGCTATAGAAGAAGTTATAAAATTCTTGGAAGAACAGAATAAAAAATAA